Part of the Sulfuricella denitrificans skB26 genome is shown below.
GTCAACCTTATTGAATACACGAAGCAGCGGCAAACCTGATGGTAATTTGGTAATAATATCCAAGTCGACCGGCGCGATCCCTTTCGCAGCATCAATCAGGAGCAACGCCGCGTTAGCCTGCTGTATCGCGCTCCAGGTGCGGGCAATACCGATTTTCTCAACTTCCTCATCGGTTTCTCGCAGGCCAGCAGTGTCAATAAAATGAAGCGCAACGCCCTCGATCTCGATGTGTTGACGGATCGCATCACGAGTGGTTCCCGCCACGGGAGTGACGATTGACACTTCCTCGCCCGCAAGCTGATTAAGCAAACTGGATTTGCCCACATTCGGCTGACCAATGAGGACGATATGCAAGCCCTCACGTAACAGGCTACCCTGCTTTGCCTGATGGAAGACCTTATCCAGCTGAGCGCTGATAGCGACTAGCTGGTTTAGCGCATTGGACTCTTCGAGAAAGTCGATCTCCTCTTCCGGGAAATCCAGGGTCGCCTCTACCAGCATACGCAGGCTGGTCAGTGCATCAACCAATTGGTGGATGGCATGGGAAAACTCTCCGCGGAGTGAGCGCATTGCGGTTTTGGCCGCCTCGACAGTGGCCGCATCGATCAGATCAGCAACACTTTCCGCTTGAGCCAGATCCATCTTGTCATTAAGAAAGGCGCGCTGGGTAAACTCTCCCGGCTCGGCGGGGCGTGCACCCAATTCCAGACAACGGCTAAGCACCCGGCGCAACACCGCGTCACCGCCGTGACCCTGCAGTTCGAGAACATCCTGGCCAGTATAGGAATGGGGGGCGGGGAAAGACAGTGCGATACCCTGATCGATCACTTCCCCGTCGGCCCCGAGGAAATCGCTCAGCGTAGCGACACGGGGAAGCGAGTTTTTCCCTAGGATTTTCTTGGCGAAAACTCGCAGGTCTTCACCAGAAACACGCACCACGCCAATACCACCGCGGCCATGGGCAGTGGCAATTGCTGCGATGGTATCAGTGTTTACCATGCCTTTTTGCGGCGACTTTTTCCTGCTCAACGCCGTGAGTGACATACCATTGCTGTGCAATCGACAGCGTATTGTTCACCACCCAGTACAGAACCAGGCCGGCGGGAAAGAAAAAGAAGAAAACGCTGAAAGCGATCGGCATAACCATCATCACTTTGGCCTGAATGGGGTCGGGTGGGGTCGGGTTAAGCTTGGTCTGAATGATCATCGTGATCCCCATCACGATCGGCAAGATGTAAAAGGGGTCGGGAGAAGACAGATCATGGATCCACAGCATGAACGGTGCCTGACGCATTTCGACACTATTCAGCAACGCCCAGTAAAGTGCGATAAATACCGGAATCTGCACCACGACCGGCAGACAACCCCCAAGCGGGTTGACCTTCTCGGTCTTGTACAGCTCCATCATGGCTGTATGCAACCTTTGCCGATCGTCGCCGTACTGCTCCTTGAGTTTTTGCAGTTTAGGCCCAAGAACTCGCATCTGCGCCATGGAGCGGTAGCTCTTTGCCGACAACGGATAGAAAGCCAGCTTGATCAGGATAGTCAGCAAAATGATTGCCGCCCCCCAGTTATGAACCAGCTTGTTAAGAAACGCCAGAACCCAGAACAGTGGCGCTGAAATTACGGTCAGTATGCCGTAATCAACAACCAGATTGAGGCCGGGCGCAACCTTGCTGAGGTGGTCTTGCTCCTGCGGTCCCACATAAAGAGGTACCGTAACTTTCTTCACGGATCCTGGCTCAATCAAGCCTACAGGCAGAATCACACCCGCATCGTAAAGATCATCTCCCAGCTTTTTCGCATAATATTCACGCGGCTGGTTGGCGGGAAGCCATGCGCTAAGAAAATAATGCTGGACCATGGCGACCCAACCATCATCACTTTGCTTCGGATAGCTCGCTTTATTCTTATCAATATCGGAGAAGCTGATTTTGTTAAATTTATCTTTTTCAGTGTAAACAGCAAACCCAGTATAGGTCGAGACAAACTTGGGATTACCGAGTGGGGGCTGGCCATTTCTCACTAACTGGAAATAGGCATGTGGCTCAAGTCGGGTTCCGCTGCCGTTGTTGATCTCGTAGGCAACATCAACTACGTAGCTACCTTTTCGAAAGGTAAAAATCTTGTCCACCTTGACGCCA
Proteins encoded:
- the yidC gene encoding membrane protein insertase YidC produces the protein MDTQRLILFIVFSFSVLMLWDTWQKDQHPAPVGQVAQEKAGTSQTPSPTALPADAPAKDFGGPLQSGERVKVQTDLIYAEIDTLGGDVRRLELLKHHDTQDKSKNFVLLEDDPKHLYIAQSGLIGNDLPTHKTLFSNAATQYKLAEGANEIQARLTWVGANGVKVDKIFTFRKGSYVVDVAYEINNGSGTRLEPHAYFQLVRNGQPPLGNPKFVSTYTGFAVYTEKDKFNKISFSDIDKNKASYPKQSDDGWVAMVQHYFLSAWLPANQPREYYAKKLGDDLYDAGVILPVGLIEPGSVKKVTVPLYVGPQEQDHLSKVAPGLNLVVDYGILTVISAPLFWVLAFLNKLVHNWGAAIILLTILIKLAFYPLSAKSYRSMAQMRVLGPKLQKLKEQYGDDRQRLHTAMMELYKTEKVNPLGGCLPVVVQIPVFIALYWALLNSVEMRQAPFMLWIHDLSSPDPFYILPIVMGITMIIQTKLNPTPPDPIQAKVMMVMPIAFSVFFFFFPAGLVLYWVVNNTLSIAQQWYVTHGVEQEKVAAKRHGKH
- the mnmE gene encoding tRNA uridine-5-carboxymethylaminomethyl(34) synthesis GTPase MnmE: MVNTDTIAAIATAHGRGGIGVVRVSGEDLRVFAKKILGKNSLPRVATLSDFLGADGEVIDQGIALSFPAPHSYTGQDVLELQGHGGDAVLRRVLSRCLELGARPAEPGEFTQRAFLNDKMDLAQAESVADLIDAATVEAAKTAMRSLRGEFSHAIHQLVDALTSLRMLVEATLDFPEEEIDFLEESNALNQLVAISAQLDKVFHQAKQGSLLREGLHIVLIGQPNVGKSSLLNQLAGEEVSIVTPVAGTTRDAIRQHIEIEGVALHFIDTAGLRETDEEVEKIGIARTWSAIQQANAALLLIDAAKGIAPVDLDIITKLPSGLPLLRVFNKVDLLGQEPRVDVVGGTVDIYLSAKTGAGVDLLHEHLLRVVGWQTGGEGVFIARERHLSALRVAKERLTLAATCEGRVEFFAEELRLAQNALSSITGEFTSDDLLGEIFSRFCIGK